The proteins below come from a single Aegilops tauschii subsp. strangulata cultivar AL8/78 chromosome 6, Aet v6.0, whole genome shotgun sequence genomic window:
- the LOC109758210 gene encoding uncharacterized protein, whose protein sequence is MARTSRRREAAKLMAKPSVKAESSLDKLKCKEDDRISKLPNDILVNILDRLNFRDVTRTSVLSRRWSQLPANLSRLKISARDFLSPQASIPDDELDEKLLRINALLRINAVNAANAAVVKATESTLAHRDPGGCTIRLLSTTFYLRGDTPISVGHTVGNAMATLKVEKAEFTVLTQQKGRQCSIDEMVKFGTRFVSFFNECHNAFAGLTRLYLENLRFRESNFVSNILVTCKQLNYLGFFNCDTEDWITLQVEHAQLSELSIVDCCFDMVELTWVPKLTWLAFLLWLYHAELPLSLGYVPLLRVLRLSNAAHSFHKNVKLSTFLHETSVRDLTLGFKCEKVWVQPECLTRRQAYVFQQLRILNLVKIPEGYDLTWTMFFLEAAPSLEELYMMVWDHPCEMKMDQEISENKGVEWESPTSNFKHHCLAKFILVGFQAKDYMVAHVRRVLKAAVNLQDVYLYDSLACAKCHKKVENARKSDAVVRGMCPGVNLPIKFPCTNEDQRSVQKRMPRGIGSLAKIHFVTSKEMRAEHRRRMGVMGANWMLSRLGQRI, encoded by the exons ATGGCGAGGACTAGTCGCCGGCGAGAGGCTGCCAAATTGATGGCCAAACCATCGGTTAAGGCGGAATCCTCCCTCGACAAGCTG AAATGTAAGGAAGATGATAGGATCAGCAAGTTGCCCAATGACATACTGGTCAACATTCTTGACCGTCTCAATTTCCGTGATGTTACAAGAACCAGTGTCCTCTCCAGACGTTGGAGTCAGCTTCCTGCCAATCTCTCACGGCTTAAAATAAGTGCTCGCGATTTTCTGTCCCCACAAGCTAGCATACCTGATGATGAATTGGATGAAAAATTGCTTCGGATCAATGCATTGCTTAGGATCAATGCAGTCAATGCAGCCAATGCAGCTGTGGTCAAAGCGACAGAGAGCACGCTGGCACACAGAGATCCAGGTGGATGCACCATCCGCCTCTTGAGCACGACGTTCTACTTGAGAGGTGATACCCCAATATCTGTTGGGCATACTGTTGGCAATGCCATGGCGACACTCAAGGTCGAGAAAGCCGAATTCACAGTTTTGACACAGCAGAAAGGACGCCAGTGTAGTATTGATGAGATGGTGAAGTTTGGGACACGGTTTGTGTCATTTTTTAATGAATGCCACAATGCATTTGCTGGTCTCACACGCCTCTACCTGGAGAATTTGAGATTCCGTGAATCCAACTTTGTCTCTAACATCCTTGTCACTTGCAAGCAATTAAATTATTTAGGTTTTTTCAATTGTGACACAGAGGATTGGATAACGCTCCAAGTTGAACACGCACAGCTCAGTGAGCTTAGTATTGTTGATTGCTGTTTTGACATGGTCGAGCTCACCTGGGTTCCGAAACTCACCTGGCTGGCGTTTTTGTTATGGTTATATCATGCAGAACTACCACTGTCACTGGGCTATGTCCCATTGCTCAGGGTTCTGAGACTTTCAAATGCTGCTCATAGTTTCCACAAAAACGTCAAGCTGAGTACGTTTCTTCATGAGACCTCTGTTCGAGACCTGACGTTGGGGTTTAAATGTGAAAAG GTTTGGGTTCAACCAGAGTGTTTGACCAGAAGACAGGCATATGTGTTCCAGCAACTAAGGATTCTCAATCTAGTTAAAATTCCTGAAGGGTATGATCTCACCTGGACAATGTTCTTCTTGGAAGCGGCGCCGTCCCTGGAGGAGCTCTACATGATG GTATGGGACCATCCATGTGAAATGAAAATGGATCAGGAGATTAGCGAGAACAAGGGCGTTGAGTGGGAATCACCTACATCAAATTTCAAGCACCACTGTCTGGCCAAGTTCATCCTCGTCGGCTTTCAAGCTAAAGACTACATGGTGGCTCATGTCAGGCGTGTCCTGAAAGCAGCGGTGAATCTACAGGATGTGTACCTGTATGATAGTCTGGCATGTGCCAAGTGTCACAAGAAGGTAGAGAATGCGCGCAAGTCTGATGCAGTGGTACGTGGTATGTGCCCGGGCGTGAATCTGCCGATAAAGTTCCCTTGTACAAATGAGGACCAGCGTTCAGTGCAGAAGCGAATGCCCCGGGGCATTGGGTCACTTGCCAAAATCCACTTCGTGACATCTAAGGAAATGAGGGCTGAACATCGTCGAAGGATGGGTGTCATGGGAGCTAACTGGATGTTGTCGAGGCTAGGGCAGCGTATTTAA